One Ethanoligenens harbinense YUAN-3 genomic window carries:
- a CDS encoding PH domain-containing protein, which produces MTDGTEQGPPFSRKSGLVGLFVAGGLFVGMMQTAYVGITQHSPAPLLISIGTTGLVLVWLLPAVFNSYVILESDAIYIHLGLSSIHIQYEAILSVQESPGCKNRGALSFDRLGIEYRRDFTKDDVFIAVRDKDGFLKTLQAHNPTIQIKRRKKRA; this is translated from the coding sequence TTGACGGATGGAACAGAACAAGGGCCTCCGTTTTCGCGCAAAAGTGGACTGGTGGGTCTATTTGTTGCTGGCGGTCTTTTTGTGGGGATGATGCAGACGGCGTATGTCGGTATCACCCAGCACAGCCCCGCGCCTTTGCTTATCAGTATTGGGACGACGGGGTTGGTTCTCGTATGGTTGTTGCCCGCCGTTTTCAATAGCTACGTCATATTGGAAAGCGACGCAATCTATATTCACCTGGGCTTGTCTTCCATACATATACAATATGAAGCGATTTTATCCGTGCAGGAATCACCCGGCTGCAAGAACAGAGGGGCGCTGTCGTTCGACCGGCTGGGTATCGAATACCGCCGCGACTTTACAAAAGATGATGTCTTCATCGCAGTGCGCGATAAAGACGGATTTTTGAAAACATTGCAAGCGCACAACCCCACCATCCAAATTAAACGGCGCAAAAAGCGCGCGTAA
- a CDS encoding uracil-DNA glycosylase, which produces MPESWDELEAACKACTACGLAEKRTQVVFGTGSREAEVLFIGEGPGQQEDLKGEPFVGRAGQLLDKMLVAVGLDRSKIYIANIVKCRPPQNRDPLPEEQDACLPWLRAQTKLLAPKIIICVGRIAGMKLMKPDLKITREHGQWFQRGHVLMMATLHPAALLRNPNQKPEAFKDFLALRDKIKEICTHTPIDE; this is translated from the coding sequence ATGCCGGAAAGTTGGGACGAACTGGAGGCCGCCTGTAAGGCCTGCACGGCCTGCGGGCTGGCGGAAAAACGCACACAGGTGGTGTTCGGCACAGGCAGCCGTGAGGCGGAGGTGCTGTTTATCGGCGAGGGGCCGGGGCAGCAGGAAGACCTGAAAGGCGAGCCGTTTGTGGGGCGCGCGGGGCAGCTGCTGGATAAGATGCTGGTGGCGGTGGGGCTCGACCGCAGCAAGATCTACATTGCCAACATCGTCAAATGCCGCCCGCCGCAGAACCGCGATCCCCTGCCGGAGGAGCAAGATGCCTGCTTGCCGTGGCTGCGTGCGCAGACGAAGCTGCTGGCGCCGAAGATCATCATCTGCGTGGGGCGTATCGCGGGGATGAAGCTGATGAAGCCCGACCTGAAGATCACCAGAGAGCACGGCCAGTGGTTCCAGCGCGGCCATGTACTCATGATGGCCACGCTGCACCCGGCGGCGCTGCTGCGCAACCCCAACCAAAAACCCGAGGCGTTCAAGGATTTCCTCGCGCTGCGGGATAAAATCAAGGAAATCTGCACGCATACGCCTATCGACGAATGA
- the pta gene encoding phosphate acetyltransferase yields the protein MFENMIELLKSGPKRKLVFTEGAEPRILEAASRLYRDNLLTPVLLGNPDEIKAAAAAHGQPIDGCEIVDPLAYPDIEAMVIKMVEVRKGKMTADECRAALKKSNYFGTMLVKMGGADGLLGGATYSTADTVRPALQIIKCKPGSKIVSSSFIMRRATDRGEELYVMADCAINLDPNEDELVEIVLETARTAKLFGIDPKVALLSYSTLGSGKGETVDKVRKAADRLKAMQLDFPVDGELQFDAAFSPVVAKTKAPGSPVAGQANTFIFPNINAGNIGYKIAQRLGRFEAFGPILQGLNAPINDLSRGCNADEVYKMAIITTALK from the coding sequence GTGTTTGAGAACATGATCGAACTGCTGAAATCCGGCCCGAAACGCAAGCTCGTCTTCACCGAGGGCGCCGAGCCCCGCATCCTGGAAGCCGCCAGCCGTCTCTACCGTGACAATCTGCTCACGCCCGTGCTGTTGGGCAACCCCGATGAGATCAAGGCCGCGGCGGCCGCGCACGGCCAGCCCATCGACGGCTGCGAGATCGTCGATCCGCTCGCCTATCCCGACATCGAGGCCATGGTGATCAAGATGGTCGAAGTACGCAAAGGCAAAATGACGGCGGACGAATGCCGCGCGGCCTTGAAAAAATCCAACTACTTCGGCACCATGCTGGTGAAAATGGGCGGCGCGGACGGCCTGCTCGGCGGCGCCACCTACTCCACCGCCGATACCGTGCGCCCCGCGCTCCAGATCATCAAGTGCAAACCCGGCAGCAAAATCGTTTCCAGCAGCTTCATCATGCGGCGCGCCACCGACCGCGGCGAAGAGCTCTATGTGATGGCTGACTGCGCCATCAACCTCGACCCCAATGAAGATGAACTGGTTGAGATCGTGCTCGAAACCGCCCGCACCGCCAAGCTGTTCGGCATCGATCCGAAAGTGGCGCTGCTCTCCTACAGCACGCTCGGTTCCGGCAAGGGCGAAACGGTGGACAAGGTCCGCAAAGCGGCCGACCGCCTCAAGGCCATGCAGCTTGATTTCCCGGTGGACGGCGAGCTCCAGTTCGACGCGGCGTTCTCCCCGGTCGTTGCCAAGACCAAGGCCCCCGGTTCCCCGGTGGCCGGCCAGGCGAATACCTTCATCTTCCCGAATATCAACGCCGGCAACATCGGCTACAAAATCGCCCAGCGTCTGGGCCGTTTTGAAGCGTTCGGCCCCATTCTTCAGGGCTTGAACGCACCTATCAACGACCTTTCCCGCGGCTGCAACGCCGACGAGGTCTACAAGATGGCCATCATCACCACCGCGCTGAAATAA
- a CDS encoding PduL/EutD family phosphate acyltransferase, translating to MANKTVTIETSARHVHLSAADLARLFGEDYALTPRRALNQPGQFLAEERLHVEGPKGALDGVAILGPVRPATQVELSLGDARALGITVPVRASGDVQGSAGVKLVGPKGALVLKEGAIAARRHIHLSPDDAARYALHDGQVVSVRVGGPRALVFDEVVVRVSSAYNTVMHVDVDEANAAGLTGPTEAEILD from the coding sequence ATGGCAAACAAAACGGTCACAATCGAAACATCCGCCCGACATGTGCATCTCTCGGCCGCCGACCTTGCCCGCCTGTTCGGAGAGGACTATGCTCTCACCCCCAGGCGCGCACTGAATCAGCCGGGGCAGTTTCTTGCCGAGGAGCGCCTGCATGTGGAAGGCCCGAAAGGCGCGCTCGACGGCGTGGCCATCCTCGGCCCGGTGCGCCCGGCCACGCAAGTGGAGCTCTCGCTTGGCGACGCGCGTGCATTGGGCATCACGGTACCGGTGCGCGCGTCGGGCGACGTGCAGGGCAGCGCGGGCGTCAAACTGGTGGGCCCCAAGGGCGCGCTTGTCCTCAAAGAGGGCGCCATCGCCGCCAGACGCCACATCCACCTCTCACCGGACGATGCCGCGCGCTACGCCCTGCACGATGGCCAGGTCGTTTCGGTGCGGGTGGGCGGCCCGCGCGCGCTGGTGTTCGACGAGGTGGTGGTACGCGTCAGTTCCGCTTACAACACCGTGATGCACGTGGATGTGGACGAGGCCAACGCCGCCGGGCTCACCGGCCCGACCGAGGCGGAGATTTTGGACTGA
- a CDS encoding S1 RNA-binding domain-containing protein: MAEIKPEGWLLDTAENREALRTPGGLLRAKEEDRILEARALVCDSEHNLIVDLDCMKGIIPRQEGALGLEEGTTRDIAVISRVNKAVCFKILDIKRQPDGRQQAVLSRRAAQQQAQADYISRLTPGDVIDVRVTHLEPFGAFVDIGCGIPSLIPIDLISISRISHPRDRFHVGQDIKAVVKSFEENRRVCLSHKELLGTWEENAARFSPGETVAGIVRSQENYGVFVELSPNLAGLAEPREDVHAGQSASVFIKNLIPEKMKVKLIIVDAFDAAYKPEPPDYFISSGHIDRWQYSPSVCTRVIETVFNDSGSDAQA; this comes from the coding sequence ATGGCTGAGATCAAGCCTGAAGGATGGCTTCTGGATACCGCGGAAAACCGTGAGGCGCTGCGCACACCGGGCGGCCTGCTGCGGGCGAAAGAAGAAGACCGTATACTGGAGGCGCGCGCCCTTGTCTGCGACAGCGAGCACAACCTCATCGTCGATCTGGACTGCATGAAAGGCATCATTCCCAGGCAGGAAGGCGCGCTCGGGCTTGAAGAAGGCACCACCCGGGACATCGCCGTGATCTCGCGGGTGAACAAGGCGGTGTGCTTCAAAATACTCGACATCAAACGCCAGCCGGACGGCAGGCAGCAGGCGGTGCTTTCCCGCCGGGCGGCACAGCAGCAGGCCCAAGCGGATTACATAAGCCGCCTCACCCCTGGGGACGTCATCGACGTGCGGGTGACGCATCTGGAACCGTTCGGCGCGTTTGTGGACATCGGGTGTGGCATTCCGTCGCTCATTCCGATCGACCTCATCTCCATCTCGCGCATCTCCCATCCGCGCGACCGGTTCCATGTGGGGCAGGACATCAAGGCCGTGGTGAAATCCTTTGAGGAGAACCGGCGTGTTTGCCTGTCGCACAAAGAACTGTTGGGCACCTGGGAGGAGAACGCCGCGCGTTTTTCACCGGGTGAAACGGTGGCGGGCATCGTGCGGTCGCAGGAAAATTACGGCGTGTTTGTGGAGCTTTCGCCCAATCTCGCGGGGCTGGCCGAGCCGCGCGAGGACGTGCATGCCGGGCAGAGCGCAAGCGTGTTCATCAAGAACCTGATCCCTGAAAAGATGAAGGTCAAACTTATCATCGTGGACGCATTTGACGCCGCGTATAAGCCGGAACCGCCCGATTATTTCATTTCTTCCGGTCATATCGACCGCTGGCAGTATTCGCCGTCCGTCTGCACGCGGGTGATCGAAACGGTTTTCAACGACAGCGGGAGCGATGCGCAGGCGTAG
- a CDS encoding DUF951 domain-containing protein: MDVRIGDTVILKKPHPCGGNRFLVLRTGVDFKLRCLQCGHEIMAPRVKIEKSIRAVEHAEP, encoded by the coding sequence GTGGATGTCCGGATTGGAGATACCGTCATTCTGAAAAAGCCGCACCCCTGCGGCGGCAACCGTTTTCTGGTGCTGCGCACGGGTGTGGATTTCAAACTGCGCTGCCTGCAATGCGGGCATGAGATCATGGCACCGCGCGTAAAAATAGAGAAAAGCATCCGCGCAGTGGAACACGCCGAGCCTTGA
- the prfA gene encoding peptide chain release factor 1 produces MFEQLEDTCSRYTEIAARLSQPDALADRAAYAKLMREHKQLTPLVEAYHAYQQATADEMEARELLENGDADLRALAAEELADARAEKERLEQKLHLLLLPRDPNDEKNVIIEIRAGAGGEEAALFAAELFRMYSMYAERRGWKAETLNMNETELGGMKEISCMVEGEGAYSRLKFESGVHRVQRVPETEAGGRIHTSTVTVAVLPEAEDVEVDIAPEDLRIDTFRSSGAGGQHINKTESAIRITHLPTGLVVECQDERSQHKNRDRAMKVLRSRLLDRAQSAQDEEIATTRRTQVGTGDRSERIRTYNFPQGRVTDHRIGLTLYHLDAVLSGNLDEVIDPLITADQAEKLKAGEAV; encoded by the coding sequence ATGTTTGAACAACTGGAAGATACCTGCAGCCGCTACACCGAGATTGCCGCGCGCCTGTCGCAGCCGGATGCGCTGGCCGACCGCGCAGCATATGCAAAACTCATGCGGGAGCACAAGCAGCTCACACCGCTGGTGGAGGCTTATCACGCCTATCAGCAGGCGACGGCCGATGAAATGGAAGCCCGCGAACTGCTCGAAAACGGCGACGCCGACCTGCGCGCGCTGGCGGCCGAGGAACTGGCCGACGCCCGCGCCGAAAAGGAGCGCCTGGAGCAGAAACTGCACCTGCTGCTGCTGCCGCGCGACCCCAATGATGAGAAAAACGTCATCATCGAGATCCGCGCGGGCGCGGGCGGTGAGGAAGCGGCGCTCTTTGCCGCCGAGCTGTTCCGTATGTACAGCATGTATGCCGAGCGGCGCGGCTGGAAGGCCGAAACGCTCAATATGAACGAAACCGAGCTTGGCGGCATGAAAGAGATCAGCTGCATGGTGGAGGGCGAGGGCGCCTACAGCCGCCTGAAATTTGAAAGCGGTGTGCACCGTGTGCAGCGCGTGCCCGAGACCGAAGCCGGCGGGCGCATCCACACCTCCACCGTCACGGTGGCGGTGCTGCCCGAAGCCGAGGACGTGGAAGTGGACATCGCGCCCGAAGACCTGCGTATCGACACGTTTCGCAGCAGCGGCGCGGGCGGGCAGCACATCAACAAAACCGAGTCGGCCATCCGCATCACACACCTGCCCACCGGGCTGGTGGTGGAGTGCCAGGACGAGCGCAGCCAGCATAAAAACCGCGACCGCGCCATGAAAGTGCTTCGCTCCCGCCTGCTGGACCGGGCACAGAGCGCGCAGGACGAGGAGATCGCCACCACGCGCCGCACGCAGGTGGGCACGGGCGACCGCAGCGAGCGCATCCGCACCTACAATTTTCCGCAGGGCCGGGTGACCGACCACCGCATCGGGCTGACCCTTTATCATCTGGATGCGGTGCTCTCGGGCAATCTCGACGAAGTCATCGACCCGCTCATCACCGCCGACCAGGCGGAAAAACTGAAAGCCGGTGAAGCCGTTTAA
- a CDS encoding L-threonylcarbamoyladenylate synthase, translating to METLLLKTDPQHPDPAVCAKAGALLAAGKLVAIPTETVYGLAANALDEAAVRAIFAAKGRPQDNPLIVHVAHPDWLPRYAASIPDAARKLVNAFWPGPLTIVLPASPQLAPAVSAGLPTAGFRCPSHPVATAVIEAAGVPLAAPSANRSGSPSPTAAAHVLADLAGRIDAVVDAGPCAVGVESTVVALHGDVPHILRPGGITPAQLKAVLGAAEVDPAVLEGLDDAAKAASPGMKYKHYAPKASVTILKGPLDVFVRYTRAHAVDGTFALCFDGEETRIGLPCVSYGPARDAAAQARELFGALRALDERGARAVFARAPEETGMGLAVYNRLLRAAGFSVVTL from the coding sequence ATGGAAACCCTTCTTCTGAAGACCGACCCGCAACACCCCGATCCCGCCGTCTGCGCCAAAGCGGGCGCGCTGCTTGCCGCGGGCAAGCTGGTGGCCATCCCCACTGAAACAGTCTATGGCCTGGCCGCGAACGCGCTGGATGAAGCCGCCGTGCGCGCCATTTTCGCCGCCAAAGGCCGCCCGCAGGACAATCCGCTTATCGTGCATGTGGCGCACCCGGACTGGCTGCCGCGCTATGCCGCCTCCATCCCCGACGCCGCGCGCAAACTGGTGAATGCATTCTGGCCCGGCCCGCTGACCATCGTGCTGCCGGCAAGCCCGCAGCTTGCGCCCGCGGTATCGGCCGGTCTGCCCACGGCGGGCTTCCGCTGCCCGTCCCATCCGGTGGCCACCGCCGTCATTGAGGCGGCAGGCGTGCCGCTTGCCGCGCCCTCGGCCAACCGTTCCGGCAGCCCCAGCCCCACCGCCGCCGCCCATGTGCTGGCCGATCTGGCCGGCCGCATCGACGCCGTGGTGGACGCCGGCCCCTGCGCGGTGGGCGTGGAATCCACCGTGGTGGCACTGCACGGCGATGTACCGCACATCCTGCGGCCGGGCGGCATCACGCCCGCGCAGCTCAAAGCCGTGCTCGGCGCGGCGGAGGTGGACCCAGCCGTGCTGGAAGGACTGGACGATGCCGCAAAGGCCGCATCGCCCGGCATGAAATACAAGCATTACGCGCCCAAAGCCAGCGTGACCATCCTCAAAGGCCCGCTGGACGTGTTCGTCCGTTATACCCGCGCGCACGCGGTGGATGGTACGTTCGCCCTCTGTTTCGACGGCGAGGAAACGCGCATCGGCCTGCCCTGCGTTTCCTACGGCCCTGCGCGGGACGCCGCCGCGCAGGCACGGGAGCTGTTCGGCGCCCTGCGCGCGCTGGATGAACGGGGCGCACGCGCCGTTTTTGCCCGCGCGCCGGAGGAAACCGGCATGGGGCTGGCCGTTTACAACCGGCTGCTGCGCGCCGCCGGATTTTCCGTCGTCACACTGTAG
- the coaE gene encoding dephospho-CoA kinase (Dephospho-CoA kinase (CoaE) performs the final step in coenzyme A biosynthesis.) has translation MVILGLTGPTGAGKGFVSQRLAEKGFAVVDADRVAHDVMAAGTPCVAAIAQAFGPDVLRPDGSLNRRALGALVFSDPEKLRQLNALSHPPILAQIKAELDALTAAGYPVAVVDAPTLFECGVDRLCDRITAVTAEKGTRLARIMARDGLDESRARQRIAAQPDTPFYTTRADDILENNGNIAALRAAVDELAERLLTQARAEERPCTEK, from the coding sequence ATGGTGATTCTGGGTCTGACGGGGCCGACCGGGGCCGGAAAAGGCTTCGTTTCACAGCGGCTGGCCGAAAAGGGCTTCGCGGTGGTGGACGCCGACCGCGTGGCGCATGATGTAATGGCGGCGGGCACACCCTGTGTGGCGGCCATCGCGCAGGCGTTCGGCCCGGATGTGCTGCGACCGGACGGTTCGCTCAACCGCCGGGCGCTGGGCGCGCTCGTCTTTTCCGACCCCGAAAAGCTCCGGCAGCTCAACGCGCTCTCCCATCCACCCATCCTAGCGCAGATCAAAGCGGAACTGGACGCGCTCACTGCGGCAGGATATCCCGTGGCGGTGGTGGACGCGCCCACACTGTTTGAATGCGGCGTGGACCGGCTCTGCGACCGCATCACGGCGGTAACGGCGGAAAAAGGCACCCGCCTGGCGCGCATCATGGCGCGTGACGGGCTGGACGAGAGCCGCGCGCGCCAGCGCATCGCCGCGCAGCCGGACACCCCGTTCTATACCACCCGCGCCGACGACATCCTCGAAAACAACGGGAACATCGCGGCTCTGCGGGCGGCGGTAGACGAGCTGGCGGAGCGCCTGCTCACACAGGCCCGCGCGGAGGAACGGCCATGCACAGAAAAGTAA
- a CDS encoding lytic transglycosylase domain-containing protein, protein MHRKVRIRSTVLALAVLVFCAALLWQYVFKERYMKLAYPEKYTAYVQQYAAQNDLDPYLVFAVVRTESGFNPRAVSNIGALGLMQLTPDTFAWAQSKTPEEESLSTDRLYDPATNIRYGTVVLSALVREFGREDTALAAYHAGRTKVKSWLADSRYSHDGRSLYHIPFADTRAYVQRVLDTKTVYRQLYGS, encoded by the coding sequence ATGCACAGAAAAGTAAGGATCCGTTCCACCGTTCTGGCGCTGGCCGTGCTGGTGTTCTGCGCGGCACTGCTCTGGCAGTATGTGTTCAAAGAACGCTATATGAAGCTGGCCTACCCCGAGAAATACACCGCCTATGTGCAGCAATACGCGGCGCAAAACGATCTGGACCCCTATCTGGTATTCGCGGTGGTACGCACCGAAAGCGGCTTCAACCCGCGCGCGGTTTCCAACATCGGCGCGCTGGGGCTGATGCAGCTCACGCCGGACACGTTCGCCTGGGCGCAGAGTAAAACGCCTGAGGAAGAGTCGCTCTCCACCGACCGGCTCTACGACCCGGCGACCAACATCCGGTACGGCACCGTGGTGCTTTCGGCGCTGGTGCGCGAATTCGGCCGGGAGGATACCGCCCTTGCCGCCTACCACGCCGGGCGCACCAAGGTGAAATCCTGGCTGGCAGACTCCCGCTATTCACACGACGGGCGCTCGCTCTACCACATTCCCTTCGCCGATACCCGCGCCTACGTGCAGCGCGTGCTGGACACCAAAACCGTCTACCGGCAGCTTTACGGTTCCTGA
- a CDS encoding aminopeptidase, whose product MAEKEKTEAQKLKDALFYKPQNGAKTYTPEQTAQADVFGERYKAFLDEAKMEREAVAYAVREAQANGFVPFEKGKTYAPGDKVYTVNRGKAAIFAVFGTRPLTEGVRIAAAHIDSPRLDLKQNPLYEDTDLALFKTHYYGGIKKYQWTAIPLALHGVIVKKDGAVVQVKVGEDAGEPLFCVTDLLPHLAREQMKKPMTEFGAEKLNVLIGSRPFKDDKESELVKLNILRLLNEKYGVVESDFLSAELAMVPAFKSVDIGFDRSLIGAYGHDDRVCAYTAFTALLDSSAPAQTAVCVLADKEEIGSEGSTGLQSAFLSYFITDLAELSGLEGRDVLTASKCLSADVNAAFDPTYPDVMEKKNASYVNHGVVLSKFTGHGGKYDTNDASAEFTAEVIRLLDANGILWHMAELGKVDQGGGGTVAKYIGDLNVDVIDVGVPVLSMHAPFEIVSKIDVYEAYRAFSVFYTA is encoded by the coding sequence ATGGCTGAAAAAGAAAAAACAGAGGCGCAGAAACTAAAAGACGCCCTGTTCTATAAGCCCCAAAACGGCGCCAAGACCTACACCCCGGAACAGACCGCGCAGGCGGACGTATTCGGGGAACGCTATAAAGCATTTCTGGATGAAGCGAAGATGGAGCGCGAAGCGGTGGCTTACGCCGTGCGGGAAGCACAGGCCAACGGGTTTGTCCCGTTTGAAAAGGGAAAAACCTACGCCCCGGGCGATAAGGTCTATACCGTCAACCGCGGCAAGGCGGCGATTTTCGCCGTGTTCGGCACCAGGCCGCTCACCGAGGGCGTGCGCATCGCGGCCGCGCACATCGACTCCCCCAGGCTCGACCTCAAGCAAAACCCGCTGTATGAGGACACCGACCTTGCGCTGTTCAAAACGCATTATTACGGCGGCATCAAAAAATACCAGTGGACGGCGATCCCCCTCGCCCTGCATGGCGTAATCGTGAAGAAAGACGGCGCCGTGGTGCAGGTGAAAGTGGGCGAGGACGCGGGAGAGCCGCTTTTCTGCGTGACCGACCTGCTGCCCCACCTGGCCCGGGAGCAGATGAAAAAACCGATGACCGAGTTCGGTGCGGAAAAGCTCAATGTTCTCATCGGCAGCCGCCCGTTCAAAGACGACAAGGAGAGCGAACTGGTTAAGCTGAACATCCTGCGCCTGCTCAACGAAAAATACGGCGTCGTCGAATCGGATTTCCTCTCGGCGGAGCTGGCGATGGTGCCCGCGTTCAAATCGGTGGACATCGGGTTCGACCGCAGCCTCATCGGCGCCTACGGCCACGACGACCGCGTCTGTGCCTACACGGCCTTCACCGCGTTGCTGGACAGCTCCGCTCCCGCGCAGACCGCCGTGTGCGTGCTGGCGGACAAAGAGGAGATCGGCAGCGAGGGCAGCACCGGCTTGCAGTCGGCGTTCCTGTCCTATTTCATTACCGACCTCGCCGAGCTCTCCGGCCTAGAGGGGCGTGACGTGCTTACGGCGTCGAAATGCCTGTCGGCGGATGTGAACGCCGCATTCGACCCCACCTACCCCGATGTGATGGAAAAGAAAAACGCCAGCTACGTTAACCACGGCGTGGTGCTCTCCAAGTTCACCGGGCACGGCGGCAAATATGACACCAACGACGCCTCTGCGGAGTTCACCGCCGAAGTCATCCGCCTGCTGGATGCAAACGGCATCCTCTGGCACATGGCGGAGCTCGGCAAAGTGGACCAGGGCGGCGGCGGCACGGTAGCCAAATATATCGGCGACCTAAACGTGGATGTCATTGATGTGGGCGTACCGGTTTTGTCCATGCACGCACCGTTTGAGATCGTTTCCAAAATCGACGTATACGAAGCATACCGCGCGTTCTCCGTTTTCTATACCGCCTGA
- a CDS encoding VIT1/CCC1 transporter family protein: MSTHAEKSFLRHTQQQECNSSVLYAKLARLVREPSEQKKLLAISRDESTHADTFARYSGKKLRPNRLLILFQLVLARLFGYTFLIKLMEKGEDKAQELYRQHQGLLPELDAILRDEARHENELIAMLDEERLNYVGDMVLGMNDALVELTGSLAGYTLALPDTRAIAMAGLITGIAATLSMMSSSYLSSRASGASNALKSGMYTGVAYIITVALLILPYLLLPVHAYLLALLITLIITVAIIALFNYYISVAQGQPFRRNFATMAVISLGVAGVSFLVGLLVKQLLGVNL, encoded by the coding sequence ATGTCCACTCATGCGGAAAAATCATTTCTGCGCCATACGCAACAGCAGGAATGCAACAGCAGCGTGCTGTATGCAAAACTTGCGCGTCTTGTGCGGGAGCCTTCGGAACAAAAAAAACTGCTCGCGATCTCACGCGACGAATCCACCCACGCCGATACATTCGCCCGCTATTCCGGCAAAAAGCTGCGCCCCAACCGCCTTCTTATCCTATTCCAACTGGTTTTGGCGCGTCTTTTTGGCTACACGTTTCTGATCAAATTGATGGAAAAAGGAGAAGACAAAGCACAGGAGCTCTACCGGCAACACCAGGGACTTCTGCCGGAGCTGGACGCCATTCTGCGGGATGAAGCGCGCCACGAAAACGAGCTGATCGCCATGCTGGACGAAGAACGTCTGAACTATGTGGGCGATATGGTGCTGGGCATGAACGACGCGCTGGTGGAGTTGACCGGTTCGCTGGCCGGCTACACCCTCGCGCTGCCCGACACCCGTGCCATCGCCATGGCGGGCCTCATCACCGGCATCGCGGCCACGCTCTCCATGATGTCCTCGAGCTACCTGTCCTCGCGGGCGTCCGGCGCCTCCAACGCGCTCAAGTCCGGGATGTACACCGGCGTGGCCTATATCATCACGGTGGCATTGCTCATTCTGCCCTATCTGCTGCTGCCCGTGCACGCCTATTTGCTGGCGCTGCTCATCACGCTGATCATCACCGTGGCCATCATCGCGCTCTTCAATTATTACATATCGGTCGCACAGGGCCAGCCGTTCCGGCGCAATTTCGCCACCATGGCCGTCATCAGCCTCGGCGTGGCGGGCGTATCGTTTTTGGTGGGCCTGCTGGTCAAGCAGCTTTTGGGTGTCAATCTGTAA
- a CDS encoding phenylpyruvate tautomerase MIF-related protein, whose amino-acid sequence MPCIQTKTTVKLTSAQEDLLKVKFGKAIELLPGKSENWLMLTFEGNCHMYFKGRSEPDMAFVEVKLFGKASRQDYSKLTHELTSILHRELDINPSQIYIKYEEVSHWGWNGNNF is encoded by the coding sequence ATGCCATGTATCCAAACCAAAACGACAGTGAAACTGACCTCGGCGCAGGAAGATCTGCTCAAGGTCAAATTCGGCAAAGCCATCGAACTGCTTCCCGGCAAATCCGAAAACTGGCTCATGCTCACGTTTGAAGGCAACTGCCATATGTATTTCAAAGGCCGATCCGAACCGGACATGGCTTTTGTAGAAGTCAAGCTGTTCGGCAAAGCCTCCAGGCAGGATTACAGCAAGCTGACGCATGAGCTCACCAGCATTCTGCACCGGGAACTGGACATCAACCCGTCCCAGATCTACATAAAGTATGAAGAAGTCTCCCACTGGGGTTGGAACGGAAACAATTTTTAA